The following coding sequences lie in one Arachis hypogaea cultivar Tifrunner chromosome 9, arahy.Tifrunner.gnm2.J5K5, whole genome shotgun sequence genomic window:
- the LOC112709638 gene encoding agglutinin-2-like has product MGVSFNFPKFDPKHSKEIQLQGDATITDHHIIRLTKLDDEGNPLGNRIGRVLFFDPVHLYDHSGFRAGFETTFIFRISKPYNTDYTPGPADELLLLNLILFPIPSLIPIIPTYNSAHKKLTVHVSTYLHTQPDTLTYDVDLSTKLPEKVKVGLSASTGRFSQNTEILSWIFKSN; this is encoded by the exons ATGGGTGTCTCATTTAACTTCCCCAAATTTGATCCTAAGCACTCCAAGGAGATCCAATTGCAAGGAGACGCAACCATTACCGATCACCATATCATTCGACTCACCAAACTCGATGACGAAGGCAACCCACTGGGAAACAGAATTGGCCGAGTCCTATTCTTCGACCCTGTGCACCTCTACGACCATAGTGGCTTTCGAGCAGGATTTGAAACCACCTTCATCTTTCGCATCTCAAAGCCCTATAATACTGATTATACACCTGGACCTGCTGATG AATTGTTGCTGTTGAATTTGATACTTTTTCCAATCCCATCATTGATCCCAATTATCCCCACATATAACTCTGCTCATAAGAAGTTAACTGTCCATGTCTCTACATATCTCCACACCCAACCTGACACTCTTACTTATGATGTCGATTTGAGCACTAAGTTGCCTGAAAAAGTTAAGGTTGGTCTATCTGCTTCCACTGGTCGATTCTCACAGAATACTGAGATTCTGTCTTGGATCTTCAAGTCTAACTGA
- the LOC112709640 gene encoding lectin-like — protein MGVSFNLHKFDPKHSKEIQFQGDATITDHHIIRLTNLDDEGNPLGNRVGRVLFSDPVHLYDHSGFRAGFETIFVFRISKPYNTDYTPGPGDGLAFFLASADTEIPPQSSGMFLGLFNDASDKIVAVEFDTFSNSEVGDPNYPHIGVDINSIRSSKVCYWNFHDAAITTAKITYNSAHKKLTVHVSTYLDTQPDTLTYDVDLSTKLPDKVKVGISASTGQFSQTTEILSWIFKSN, from the coding sequence ATGGGTGTCTCATTTAACTTGCACAAATTTGACCCTAAGCACTCCAAGGAGATCCAATTCCAAGGAGACGCAACCATTACCGATCACCATATCATTCGACTCACCAATCTCGATGACGAGGGCAACCCACTGGGAAACAGAGTTGGTCGAGTCTTATTCTCCGACCCTGTGCACCTCTACGACCACAGTGGCTTTCGAGCAGGATTTGAAACCATCTTCGTCTTTCGCATCTCAAAACCCTATAACACTGATTATACACCTGGACCTGGTGATGGTCTTGCCTTCTTCCTTGCTAGTGCCGACACTGAAATTCCTCCTCAATCTTCTGGAATGTTTCTCGGCCTCTTTAATGATGCATCTGACAAAATTGTTGCTGTTGAATTTGATACTTTTTCCAACTCCGAAGTTGGGGATCCCAATTATCCCCATATCGGAGTTGATATTAACTCTATCAGGTCCTCAAAAGTTTGTTATTGGAATTTTCATGATGCAGCAATAACTACTGCAAAGATAACATATAACTCTGCTCATAAGAAGTTAACTGTCCATGTCTCTACATATCTCGACACCCAACCCGACACTCTTACTTATGATGTCGATTTGAGCACTAAGCTGCCTGACAAGGTTAAGGTTGGAATATCTGCTTCTACTGGACAATTCTCGCAGACTACTGAGATTCTGTCTTGGATCTTCAAGTCCAACTGA